A region of Salinibacter sp. 10B DNA encodes the following proteins:
- the tig gene encoding trigger factor, whose product METTLSKASPVEYELDLHATADDIEPKLKEALKEQRKHMDVQGFRQGKVPLGLVKKMHGEQIGYKVAQEFVQEAFEDEVEGNDDIEPLGQPTITELNYELDQDLHAVVRFGVRPEVDLQDVSSEQISMLEHEVTEEDVEEEIERLRTKEADLLPMEDEPAGEEDFVNIDLQRIDPQTDTPIIGDKDEDLSFFLDDERLKEELREALKGKKAGDTFRVELPQDPHDHDHGPGGHDHDHDEEERLYEVTVNDVKQRDLPPFDEAFVERLTEQEFSDPEAFRDEVRRQLEEQWDEQAREMVQGEIVDKMLELHPVPVPESVIETYLDSFVNQVEQENDGELPDDFDEEHFRNRNRRDAEKQGRWMLIRDKIIEEEDLEVTDEELQEFFADQAQGDEVSAQQIEQFYRQMPKMMDRVKQQVLSDKVYDLLIDRFDVQKKSREEFEEEMHQQHQGQQRMTS is encoded by the coding sequence ATGGAAACGACACTCTCAAAAGCTTCTCCCGTCGAGTACGAGCTGGACCTCCACGCTACGGCCGACGACATTGAGCCCAAGTTGAAAGAGGCCCTCAAAGAGCAGCGCAAGCACATGGACGTGCAGGGCTTTCGGCAGGGCAAGGTGCCGCTTGGCCTCGTGAAGAAGATGCACGGTGAGCAGATCGGCTACAAGGTGGCCCAGGAATTCGTGCAGGAGGCCTTTGAGGACGAGGTTGAGGGCAACGACGACATCGAACCTCTCGGCCAGCCCACGATTACGGAACTCAACTACGAGCTCGACCAGGATCTGCACGCGGTCGTTCGGTTCGGCGTACGCCCTGAGGTGGACCTGCAGGACGTCTCGTCCGAGCAGATCTCGATGCTGGAGCACGAGGTGACGGAGGAGGACGTAGAGGAGGAGATTGAGCGTCTCCGCACGAAGGAGGCGGATCTGCTTCCGATGGAGGATGAGCCGGCCGGGGAGGAGGACTTCGTGAACATCGACCTCCAGCGCATCGATCCACAGACCGATACGCCCATCATTGGGGATAAGGATGAGGACCTGTCCTTCTTTCTCGATGATGAACGGCTGAAGGAGGAGCTTCGCGAGGCCCTGAAGGGCAAGAAGGCGGGCGACACGTTCCGCGTGGAGCTGCCGCAGGATCCGCACGACCACGATCATGGACCGGGCGGCCACGACCACGATCACGATGAGGAGGAGCGTCTCTATGAGGTGACGGTCAACGACGTCAAACAGCGCGACCTCCCGCCGTTTGACGAGGCCTTTGTGGAGCGGCTGACGGAGCAGGAGTTCAGCGATCCAGAGGCCTTCCGCGACGAGGTACGGCGGCAACTGGAGGAGCAGTGGGACGAGCAGGCCCGGGAAATGGTGCAGGGCGAGATCGTCGACAAGATGCTGGAGCTCCATCCTGTACCGGTCCCCGAGTCGGTCATCGAAACGTACCTCGACTCGTTTGTCAATCAGGTCGAGCAGGAGAATGACGGCGAACTGCCCGACGACTTCGACGAGGAGCACTTCCGCAACCGCAACCGGCGCGACGCTGAGAAGCAGGGGCGCTGGATGCTCATCCGCGACAAGATCATTGAAGAGGAGGACCTGGAGGTGACCGACGAGGAGCTGCAGGAGTTCTTTGCCGATCAGGCACAGGGCGACGAGGTGAGTGCCCAGCAGATCGAGCAGTTCTACCGCCAGATGCCGAAGATGATGGACCGCGTGAAGCAGCAGGTCCTGAGCGACAAGGTGTATGACCTACTCATCGACCGCTTCGACGTGCAGAAGAAGTCGCGCGAGGAGTTTGAGGAGGAGATGCACCAGCAGCACCAGGGCCAACAGCGAATGACGTCCTAA
- a CDS encoding ATP-binding cassette domain-containing protein — MAHLSVENVTKRYGDTVAVDDVSFEAEPGRILGLLGPNGAGKTSTIRMITYIMVPDAGTVRYEGQTVGPWSQQRMGYLPEERGLYKRLRVKEQLVYLGTLKGLSKTEAATRADHWLDRFDATDWADMKTEELSKGMQQKIQFIATLLHDPSLLIFDEPFSGLDPINADLLRDIILELRRDDRTILFASHRMEQVEQLCDDICLMAQGDVVLQGNLRDIKEQFGKNTLVLEFDGDDTFVDELEASGQVRVNTRNAHRVELSLADGTDARSVLDLALDRTEEVYRYERVAPPLNEIFVEVVGESEARRMQEEAVETA, encoded by the coding sequence ATGGCTCATCTCTCCGTCGAAAACGTCACGAAGCGCTACGGCGACACCGTGGCCGTCGACGACGTCTCTTTTGAAGCGGAGCCCGGGCGCATCCTCGGGCTTCTCGGCCCCAACGGGGCGGGCAAAACCTCGACCATCCGCATGATCACCTACATCATGGTGCCGGATGCGGGGACCGTTCGCTACGAGGGGCAGACTGTAGGGCCGTGGAGCCAGCAGCGCATGGGGTACCTGCCGGAAGAGCGGGGCCTTTACAAGCGGCTCCGCGTAAAAGAGCAACTGGTGTATCTCGGCACACTGAAGGGGCTTTCGAAAACCGAGGCGGCCACGCGCGCCGACCACTGGCTCGACCGCTTCGACGCCACGGACTGGGCGGACATGAAGACGGAGGAGTTGTCGAAGGGCATGCAACAGAAAATCCAGTTTATCGCCACGCTGCTGCACGACCCGTCGCTCCTCATCTTCGACGAGCCGTTCAGTGGCCTCGACCCCATCAACGCCGACCTGCTGCGCGACATCATTCTGGAGCTGCGCCGCGACGACCGAACGATTCTGTTTGCTTCCCACCGCATGGAACAGGTCGAGCAGCTCTGCGACGACATCTGCCTCATGGCACAGGGGGACGTGGTGCTGCAGGGCAATCTTCGCGACATCAAGGAGCAATTCGGCAAGAATACATTGGTGCTGGAGTTCGACGGCGACGATACCTTTGTTGACGAGCTGGAGGCCTCCGGACAGGTGCGCGTGAATACCCGGAACGCCCACCGCGTGGAGTTGAGTTTGGCCGACGGCACCGACGCCCGCTCGGTGCTGGACCTCGCGTTGGACCGGACCGAGGAGGTGTATCGCTACGAACGGGTGGCCCCGCCGCTGAACGAGATTTTCGTGGAGGTGGTGGGCGAGTCGGAGGCCCGGCGGATGCAGGAAGAGGCGGTTGAGACCGCCTGA
- a CDS encoding prolyl oligopeptidase family serine peptidase, which translates to MRTCVLSLFALLLSLPLQAQSPDDAPWTIDHVLKQRSLSDVDIGPNGDRVLWVKDTPDPEADRTQSDLYLTYRDDPHTGDSTATIQLTRTGNNGDPQWSPDGHQIAFLSSREVDGEDKGTQIWRLDPRGGAPTVLTDVEHGVRGAQWLDNDRLLFTAREKSSRYETHLKEENDDARVVEDTTLYHPVRLFVVNVETKEVTRVTENDGQIGEFAPSPNGRYVVYSLDDSPVDADARNQPHQYLLDLETNETTEIFDDQYFDPSGYQWTQDGDAFYASDTYSSDPEHEGSGITKLYYYPLSTRSYEEVPLRYKDHGVGYGGYSVADGGIHVQVADGPTFLPRFYRKTDDGWAIEEVEDERLEHATSLTIGPDGETIVFSHSRADEPPAYRVGTYRRGQIRSDETLTTLNPQLEELPIPKAEVVRWEGAQGETVNGILYYPLNYDETREYPMVTVIHGGPSAVDLDAWDLGWTVYPPLLAQKEAFVFRPNYHGSGHHGLDFVESIKGKYYELEVPDIVRGIDSLATAGLVDRDSLGVMGWSNGAILTTQLTIEHPELFQVAAPGAGVVNWSSDYGNCAFGVQFDNSYFRGPPWQHEDYYVQKSPLFEMEKIQTPTLIHHGTEDRAVPYEQGWEYYRALQQIGQAPVRYLSYPGEPHGFRELSHQRRKMEEDLAWLNTYLFDTTSMEERVEDRLLADDAPLALLEAADQPATVNGQYGTQVNGTLAPETVTLGDTLTVGRFEVTRAQFQVFEDAYDVPSGTANYPAHGISAEQAQAYVAWLSEQTGRTYRLPTADEFKTLQAARTGPSENTPAYWAGFSPNVDEYRRLRARMEALSTDALLMPVGSRPPGHGPDGTGPLVYDVDGNVAEWTRTDDGWDARGASALTQKNDKADQSPDVPTRMTGIRVILEK; encoded by the coding sequence ATGCGCACCTGCGTTCTCTCCCTGTTCGCTCTTCTGTTGAGTCTGCCCCTCCAGGCCCAATCGCCCGACGATGCTCCCTGGACCATTGACCACGTGCTCAAACAGCGGTCCCTGAGCGACGTCGATATCGGCCCAAACGGGGATCGGGTACTCTGGGTGAAGGACACCCCCGATCCAGAAGCCGATCGTACGCAGTCGGACCTCTACCTGACCTACCGGGACGATCCGCATACAGGCGACTCGACCGCCACAATTCAGCTGACGCGCACCGGCAACAACGGCGACCCACAGTGGAGCCCCGACGGCCACCAAATTGCGTTCCTGTCGTCGCGGGAAGTAGACGGGGAAGACAAGGGCACACAGATCTGGCGCCTCGACCCGCGGGGCGGCGCGCCCACGGTCCTGACCGACGTGGAACACGGCGTGCGGGGCGCGCAGTGGCTCGACAATGACCGGCTTCTCTTTACCGCTCGAGAGAAAAGCTCGCGTTACGAAACCCACCTGAAGGAGGAAAATGATGACGCGCGCGTCGTGGAGGATACAACCCTCTACCACCCCGTACGTCTCTTCGTCGTAAACGTGGAGACGAAAGAGGTCACCCGCGTCACAGAAAATGACGGCCAGATCGGCGAGTTCGCCCCCTCGCCCAACGGTCGCTACGTCGTCTACAGCCTCGACGACTCGCCGGTGGACGCCGACGCTCGCAATCAGCCGCACCAGTACCTGCTCGACCTGGAGACGAACGAGACGACCGAAATCTTCGACGATCAGTACTTCGATCCATCCGGCTACCAGTGGACGCAGGATGGGGATGCCTTCTATGCCAGCGATACCTACTCGTCGGATCCGGAGCACGAGGGATCGGGCATCACCAAGCTCTACTACTACCCCCTCAGCACGCGCTCCTATGAGGAGGTGCCGCTCCGGTACAAAGACCACGGCGTGGGCTACGGCGGCTACAGCGTGGCTGACGGCGGCATTCACGTGCAGGTGGCCGACGGCCCGACCTTCCTGCCGCGCTTCTACCGCAAAACCGACGACGGGTGGGCAATTGAAGAGGTGGAAGACGAGCGCCTAGAGCACGCCACGTCGCTCACCATCGGCCCCGACGGCGAAACCATCGTCTTCAGCCACTCCCGCGCCGATGAACCGCCGGCCTACCGCGTGGGCACCTACCGCCGCGGGCAAATTCGCAGCGACGAAACGCTGACGACGCTCAATCCGCAGCTTGAGGAGCTTCCCATCCCGAAGGCCGAGGTCGTTCGGTGGGAAGGCGCACAGGGCGAAACGGTAAACGGCATTCTGTACTATCCGCTCAACTACGACGAGACCCGCGAGTACCCGATGGTCACCGTCATCCATGGTGGACCGAGCGCAGTGGACCTCGACGCCTGGGACCTGGGCTGGACCGTCTATCCGCCGCTCCTCGCTCAGAAGGAAGCGTTCGTGTTTCGCCCCAACTACCACGGCTCCGGCCACCACGGCCTGGATTTCGTCGAATCGATTAAGGGCAAATACTACGAACTGGAAGTCCCCGACATCGTACGCGGAATCGACAGCCTCGCGACCGCGGGCCTCGTCGATCGCGACTCGCTCGGCGTGATGGGATGGTCGAACGGAGCCATTCTCACGACGCAGCTTACCATCGAGCATCCGGAGCTCTTCCAGGTCGCCGCGCCCGGCGCCGGGGTCGTGAACTGGTCCTCCGACTACGGCAATTGCGCATTCGGCGTGCAATTCGACAACTCCTACTTCCGCGGCCCGCCCTGGCAGCACGAGGACTACTACGTCCAGAAGAGCCCGCTCTTCGAGATGGAGAAAATCCAGACGCCGACGCTCATCCACCACGGCACCGAGGACCGGGCCGTGCCGTACGAGCAGGGCTGGGAGTACTACCGCGCGCTTCAGCAGATCGGGCAGGCCCCGGTCCGATACCTGAGCTATCCGGGCGAGCCCCACGGCTTCCGCGAGCTCTCCCACCAGCGTCGGAAGATGGAGGAAGACCTAGCGTGGCTCAACACCTACCTCTTCGACACCACGTCGATGGAGGAGCGCGTGGAGGATCGGCTGCTTGCCGATGACGCGCCGCTCGCTCTTCTCGAAGCTGCCGACCAGCCCGCAACGGTGAACGGGCAGTATGGCACGCAGGTAAACGGAACGCTTGCCCCCGAGACGGTGACCCTCGGCGACACGCTCACGGTGGGCCGCTTTGAGGTCACACGGGCCCAGTTTCAGGTCTTTGAGGATGCTTACGACGTGCCGTCCGGCACGGCCAACTACCCGGCCCACGGGATCTCGGCCGAGCAGGCCCAAGCCTACGTTGCGTGGCTGAGCGAGCAAACGGGACGCACCTATCGCCTTCCTACCGCCGATGAATTCAAGACCCTGCAGGCAGCGCGGACCGGACCATCGGAAAACACGCCGGCGTACTGGGCTGGCTTCTCCCCCAACGTGGACGAGTACCGCCGTCTACGCGCGCGAATGGAGGCCCTCTCAACCGACGCGCTCCTCATGCCGGTGGGCAGCCGTCCGCCGGGCCACGGCCCGGACGGCACTGGCCCGCTCGTGTACGACGTGGACGGAAACGTGGCGGAATGGACCCGCACCGACGACGGATGGGACGCCCGCGGCGCCTCGGCCCTGACCCAAAAGAACGACAAGGCCGACCAGTCCCCCGACGTCCCGACCCGCATGACGGGGATTCGCGTCATCCTTGAGAAGTAA
- a CDS encoding ATP-dependent Clp protease proteolytic subunit: MADADDFIKFSKSLTSLPRDIYKGDMDDQPMSGLVPMVVEQTTRGERAYDIFSRLLKERIVFIGTPINDQIANLTVAQLLYLESESSEKEINLYVNSPGGVIYSGLGVYDTMQYVNAPVATICVGLAASMGSVLLAAGEDGRRAALPNSRVMIHQPMGGAEGQASDIEIQAKEIMWLKKRLYEILALHTDKSIDQIEDDADRNYWMSAEEARDYGLVDNVLNPENLEGLKSVRSNGKPTLDEEEGTDNE; encoded by the coding sequence ATGGCCGACGCCGACGACTTCATCAAATTCAGCAAGAGCCTGACGTCGCTTCCGCGGGACATTTACAAGGGCGACATGGACGATCAGCCGATGTCGGGCCTCGTTCCGATGGTCGTCGAGCAGACGACGCGGGGCGAGCGTGCCTACGACATCTTCAGCCGCCTGCTCAAGGAGCGGATCGTTTTCATCGGGACGCCGATCAACGATCAGATCGCGAACCTCACCGTCGCACAGCTCCTGTATCTGGAGAGCGAGTCTTCGGAGAAGGAGATTAACTTGTACGTCAACTCGCCCGGAGGGGTCATCTACAGCGGCCTTGGCGTGTACGACACGATGCAGTACGTGAACGCGCCGGTGGCAACCATTTGCGTGGGCCTCGCGGCCTCGATGGGGTCGGTGTTGCTGGCGGCGGGCGAGGACGGACGGCGGGCGGCGCTTCCGAACTCGCGCGTCATGATTCACCAGCCGATGGGCGGAGCTGAAGGACAGGCGTCCGACATTGAGATCCAGGCCAAGGAGATTATGTGGCTCAAGAAGCGGCTCTACGAGATCCTGGCCCTGCACACGGACAAGAGCATCGACCAGATCGAGGACGATGCCGACCGCAACTACTGGATGAGTGCCGAAGAGGCACGAGACTACGGTCTCGTGGACAACGTCCTCAATCCAGAGAATCTGGAAGGCCTGAAGTCCGTCCGCTCCAACGGAAAGCCGACCCTCGATGAGGAAGAGGGAACAGACAATGAGTAG
- a CDS encoding M14 family metallopeptidase, whose protein sequence is MPRSVFPPLLTTLLLCMLGVPSTSAQTPAACRSAHDARQASGRCEGESFDFYAFGPYRDDVPQPREVLGYSIGEIHTTYGRMDDYIEALTDASDRVRHIVYGESVEKRDMHLLAVGSAETIEQLDSIQTQLQQLADPTETSASTANDLAADLPVAVWINSANDGNETAAFESVIQMAYQLTAGQSERAQRIRENTLVLLNMAHNPESHERFVSWYNAFGMGDAAPKAYEHDAPWGVNANNNHFQIDLNRDGVGLTQTESRAVSTAMQQWRPQVFVDLHGETTQYFFPPNAAPINPLYPDQLTTWIDTVGQANANAFDEYGWSYYTRDIFDLHYPGYWDSYPSLHGATGMTYETDGGGGKGYRWRRGDGTVLTFEDGIAHHFVAVLSTIDAAARNREARLQDYYQFFADAMETAESETPRGVVLRVDNDPRRAARLATTLLRHGVQVERITQSGTVQGYDALADATVQRTVSSGSYFVPFAQPNAKIARMLLLPDIPLPEGFRQQELSRLAHNLRVAPGEREYHAFYDVTAWNLALAGDVPALWTDTGDPLPSTGLSLPDSAKAAPGGWTHDVAVPTVTGGTDGRAQSAYVWTPGSVGSTRLLAQLMSEDFNVAVVDQPMVVGERSFPRGSYIARVGRNPAALHTRIDALAETADVPVHAANTAFATRGPTGTGSESTRNLTPPEIAVLAGDGVSTTSYGHFWYVFQERLGQPFTALQTRTLSADDLKGEDVLVLPNGDYGTLSNDQLTAVRRWVERGGTVVGYAGGARLLARDPMGVAYTDTTASEMSLAAMRDAIDETLTGDPALPPEPSPSASIPEQSVPGAFLRARTDTTHWLTYGLDSEVAVLADNTPLSLSVNGANPVTYAASALEVSGFTWPALTEHVYAEQAYATVDRLGNGRIIRLAEDPLFRVWADGPIDLLTNAIYLGGPNETGGY, encoded by the coding sequence GTGCCTCGATCCGTCTTCCCCCCGCTCCTCACTACCCTCCTCTTATGCATGCTGGGGGTCCCTTCCACCTCCGCCCAGACGCCGGCGGCCTGTCGCTCGGCGCACGATGCCCGCCAGGCCTCCGGCAGGTGCGAGGGCGAATCGTTCGACTTCTACGCCTTCGGCCCGTACCGCGACGACGTGCCGCAGCCCCGCGAGGTGCTGGGCTACTCAATCGGAGAAATCCACACCACCTACGGCCGGATGGACGACTACATCGAAGCCCTCACCGACGCCTCTGACCGAGTGCGGCACATCGTATACGGTGAGAGCGTCGAGAAGCGGGACATGCACCTGCTGGCCGTCGGCTCCGCCGAGACGATCGAGCAGCTCGACTCGATTCAGACACAGCTTCAACAACTGGCCGACCCGACCGAAACGTCAGCGAGCACAGCCAATGATCTCGCCGCGGACCTACCAGTCGCCGTCTGGATCAACTCCGCCAACGACGGCAACGAAACGGCAGCGTTCGAGTCGGTCATCCAGATGGCATACCAGCTCACTGCCGGACAGAGCGAGCGCGCTCAGCGGATCCGCGAGAATACGCTCGTACTCCTGAATATGGCCCACAATCCCGAAAGCCACGAGCGGTTCGTGTCGTGGTACAACGCGTTCGGGATGGGCGACGCGGCCCCGAAGGCCTACGAGCACGATGCGCCGTGGGGCGTGAACGCAAACAACAATCACTTCCAGATCGACCTCAACCGGGACGGCGTGGGCCTCACGCAGACGGAGAGCCGAGCCGTGAGCACGGCCATGCAGCAGTGGCGGCCGCAGGTGTTCGTCGACCTCCACGGCGAAACCACGCAGTACTTCTTCCCGCCGAACGCGGCCCCGATTAATCCGCTCTACCCCGATCAGCTCACGACGTGGATCGACACGGTGGGACAAGCCAACGCGAACGCGTTCGACGAATACGGCTGGAGCTACTACACCCGCGACATTTTCGACCTCCACTATCCGGGCTACTGGGACTCGTACCCGAGCCTCCACGGCGCAACGGGGATGACCTACGAGACGGACGGTGGGGGCGGCAAGGGCTACCGATGGCGCCGCGGCGACGGCACGGTGCTCACCTTCGAGGACGGCATCGCTCACCACTTCGTGGCCGTCCTGTCGACGATCGACGCGGCGGCCCGCAACCGGGAGGCGCGCCTGCAGGACTACTACCAGTTCTTTGCGGACGCGATGGAGACTGCCGAGTCGGAGACGCCCCGCGGCGTGGTGCTGCGAGTAGACAACGATCCGCGGCGCGCGGCCCGACTGGCAACGACGCTTCTACGGCACGGCGTGCAGGTTGAGCGCATCACGCAGTCCGGCACGGTGCAGGGCTACGATGCTCTGGCCGACGCTACGGTGCAGCGCACGGTTTCGTCCGGCTCCTACTTTGTCCCCTTCGCCCAGCCGAACGCGAAGATTGCCCGCATGCTGCTCCTCCCCGACATTCCGTTGCCAGAGGGCTTTCGGCAGCAGGAGCTGTCCCGTCTCGCCCACAACCTCCGCGTGGCGCCCGGCGAGCGGGAGTACCACGCGTTCTACGACGTGACGGCCTGGAATCTTGCGCTGGCCGGGGACGTGCCCGCCCTCTGGACTGACACGGGGGACCCGCTGCCGAGCACGGGCCTTTCGCTGCCCGACTCGGCAAAAGCAGCGCCGGGCGGTTGGACGCACGACGTGGCCGTGCCCACCGTGACGGGCGGCACGGATGGGCGCGCACAAAGCGCCTACGTCTGGACACCCGGCTCGGTGGGATCCACCCGACTCCTTGCCCAACTGATGAGCGAGGACTTCAACGTGGCCGTCGTGGATCAGCCGATGGTCGTCGGAGAGCGATCGTTCCCGCGCGGCAGCTACATCGCCCGGGTCGGCCGCAATCCGGCTGCCCTCCACACGCGCATCGACGCCCTCGCAGAAACGGCGGACGTGCCGGTGCACGCGGCCAACACGGCCTTCGCGACGCGCGGCCCCACCGGAACGGGATCGGAATCCACCCGCAACCTCACGCCGCCCGAGATCGCAGTGCTGGCCGGAGACGGCGTGTCCACGACCTCCTACGGCCACTTCTGGTACGTCTTTCAGGAGCGGCTGGGGCAGCCCTTCACGGCGCTCCAGACCCGCACTCTTTCGGCCGACGATCTGAAGGGCGAAGACGTGCTCGTGCTGCCGAACGGCGACTATGGCACACTGTCGAATGATCAACTTACCGCCGTGCGGCGCTGGGTCGAGCGCGGCGGGACCGTGGTCGGGTACGCCGGCGGGGCCCGCCTCCTGGCGCGCGACCCGATGGGCGTGGCGTACACCGACACCACGGCGTCGGAGATGTCCCTCGCTGCCATGCGCGACGCGATCGACGAGACGCTGACCGGCGATCCGGCGCTGCCCCCCGAGCCGAGCCCGTCGGCGTCCATTCCTGAGCAATCCGTGCCGGGGGCCTTCCTCCGCGCCCGAACCGACACGACGCACTGGCTCACGTACGGCCTCGATTCCGAGGTCGCTGTTCTCGCAGACAACACGCCGCTGTCCCTCTCGGTGAACGGCGCCAATCCCGTCACGTATGCTGCAAGTGCCCTGGAGGTGAGCGGCTTCACGTGGCCGGCCCTCACCGAGCACGTGTACGCCGAGCAGGCCTACGCCACCGTCGATCGGCTGGGAAATGGTCGGATCATTCGACTGGCCGAGGACCCGCTCTTCCGCGTCTGGGCCGACGGCCCGATCGACCTCCTGACGAACGCCATTTATCTTGGGGGACCGAACGAGACCGGTGGATACTGA
- a CDS encoding CHY zinc finger protein, with protein sequence MSTNRIQTIHAPDTDPRFSVPLRGVRIDPETRCTHYDGPRDRIALRFACCGIYFPCFQCHQATAPHSPRRWPSARRHEAAVLCGACRHTMSAQAYLQCNHTCPHCGAAFNPGCAAHHNRYFAFVD encoded by the coding sequence ATGAGCACCAACCGCATACAGACGATCCACGCCCCGGACACAGATCCTCGCTTTTCGGTGCCGCTCCGGGGCGTACGGATCGATCCAGAAACGCGCTGTACCCACTACGACGGCCCCCGCGATCGGATTGCCCTCCGATTTGCGTGTTGTGGAATCTACTTCCCCTGCTTCCAATGCCACCAGGCAACGGCCCCCCACTCTCCGAGACGATGGCCCTCGGCCCGACGCCACGAGGCAGCGGTGCTCTGTGGGGCCTGCCGTCATACGATGAGCGCTCAGGCGTACCTCCAATGCAACCACACCTGTCCACACTGCGGCGCAGCATTTAATCCCGGCTGCGCAGCCCATCACAATCGCTACTTTGCCTTCGTCGATTGA
- a CDS encoding ABC transporter permease, which produces MSFHKIWLILRSEFWRRVRSKAFLLATLLVPVGFVILAAAPAVFGYLAEETDERTVALVDETGQLADSLIAKSGDRVTFEVTDASTDSVRAAVRDGQYDGYLLLPQSLLEGEGEATYYSMEGGGLSLRAQLDNQVNRVVRQRRLEGAGASGDVLKIVGSDVSLSTRKLSEEEGTTSDSSIAYTFIGYAMALAIYFAVFIYGQYVMQGVIEEKSNRVVEVIVSSVRPFELLMGKVLGIGAMGLTQMITWAVLVMGGFAAVGPVIALLFTPSDLGVAPDASQQAMMEAAGVSVPTIPIDLVVWFILFFLGGFLLYAALFAAVGSAVEQQQDAQNLLLPVMSPLILPILFLVFIIESPNATLSVVTSMIPLFSPILMVLRAAITNVPVWQIATAFVLLVGSFVGTIWLAGRIYRVGILSYGKTPGFREIAKWVTYD; this is translated from the coding sequence ATGTCGTTCCACAAGATCTGGCTCATTCTCCGCAGCGAATTCTGGCGCCGCGTCCGCTCGAAGGCATTTTTGTTGGCCACTCTTCTGGTGCCGGTGGGCTTCGTCATTCTGGCGGCTGCACCTGCCGTGTTCGGCTACCTTGCGGAAGAGACCGACGAACGGACGGTGGCCCTGGTGGACGAGACGGGCCAGCTGGCGGATTCGCTGATCGCAAAAAGTGGCGACCGGGTCACGTTCGAGGTCACTGATGCGTCCACCGACTCGGTCCGGGCCGCGGTACGCGACGGGCAGTATGACGGCTATCTGCTGTTGCCGCAATCGCTGCTGGAGGGAGAAGGAGAAGCCACGTACTACTCGATGGAGGGAGGTGGACTTTCCCTCCGGGCGCAGCTCGATAATCAGGTCAATCGGGTAGTGCGGCAGCGCCGATTGGAGGGGGCAGGCGCATCGGGCGATGTGCTCAAAATTGTTGGGTCGGACGTGAGTCTCTCCACGCGAAAGCTGAGTGAGGAAGAGGGCACGACCTCCGACTCGTCGATCGCCTACACCTTTATTGGCTACGCGATGGCGCTGGCAATCTACTTTGCCGTCTTTATCTATGGGCAGTACGTGATGCAGGGCGTGATCGAAGAGAAGAGCAATCGGGTGGTTGAGGTCATTGTGTCGTCGGTGCGGCCCTTCGAACTGTTGATGGGGAAGGTGCTCGGCATCGGGGCGATGGGGCTGACGCAAATGATCACGTGGGCGGTGCTCGTGATGGGCGGCTTTGCGGCGGTGGGGCCGGTCATTGCGCTGCTCTTCACGCCGTCGGATCTCGGGGTGGCCCCCGATGCGTCCCAGCAGGCCATGATGGAGGCCGCGGGTGTTTCCGTGCCCACAATTCCCATCGATCTCGTCGTTTGGTTTATCCTCTTCTTCCTCGGCGGCTTTCTGCTCTATGCCGCGCTGTTTGCTGCCGTCGGCTCGGCCGTGGAGCAGCAGCAGGACGCCCAGAATCTGCTCCTTCCCGTCATGTCGCCGCTGATTCTGCCAATCCTCTTCCTTGTCTTTATTATCGAGAGCCCCAACGCCACTCTCTCGGTGGTCACATCCATGATTCCACTGTTCTCGCCCATCCTCATGGTGTTGCGGGCAGCGATCACGAACGTGCCCGTCTGGCAAATTGCGACGGCCTTTGTCCTGCTGGTGGGCAGCTTCGTGGGCACTATCTGGTTGGCGGGGCGCATCTACCGGGTCGGCATCCTGTCCTACGGGAAGACGCCGGGCTTTCGCGAGATTGCCAAGTGGGTGACATACGACTAG